A genomic region of Mycobacterium senriense contains the following coding sequences:
- a CDS encoding cryptochrome/photolyase family protein, translating into MQGNQSFGDADFVLNHTSDAGTSAGARRWCFADQLGPHFLDHPDQPVLLIESRAIFERRRFHRRKAHLVLSALRHRAAELGDQAQFLQTRTYGEALEQVQERISVCQPTTWAAEEFVRSNPTIDVLPARGFCTDRAEFDEWAKRQRTLLLENFYRDARRRFDLLMDGDQPAGGRWNFDADNREPAPKDTATLEVPAPWRPDEDDIDEQVRADLDRWERDGAVAFVGRDGPREFAVTATEAQSAFKVFLRDRLPHFGPHEDAMLSGDRFMAHSLLSAPMNLGLLDPLDCAYAAEDAYRAGEAALNSVEGYIRQLIGWRDYIWHVYWHFGPEYRHRNALRARAGPPDWFADLDADAVEARCLKDVLAQVRDHGWAHHIPRLMVLSNYALQRGWNPAAVTDWFHRCFVDGYEWVMVANVVGMSQHADGGLMATKPYAAGGAYINRMSDYCGHCSYRPTERVGERACPFTGGYWSFLNRNRRTLQGNRRMTQPLAGLRRLTDLDDVVEQQRRLGQAPP; encoded by the coding sequence GTGCAAGGTAACCAATCCTTCGGCGATGCGGACTTCGTCTTGAACCACACCTCGGACGCGGGTACGAGCGCGGGCGCGCGCCGCTGGTGTTTTGCCGATCAACTGGGTCCGCATTTCCTGGATCACCCCGACCAGCCGGTGCTGCTCATCGAGTCCCGCGCGATCTTCGAACGCCGCCGATTCCACCGCCGTAAGGCCCACCTCGTGTTGTCCGCGCTGCGCCATCGCGCGGCCGAACTGGGCGACCAGGCGCAGTTCCTGCAAACCCGCACGTATGGGGAAGCCCTGGAACAGGTGCAGGAGCGGATCAGCGTGTGTCAGCCCACCACTTGGGCGGCGGAGGAGTTCGTGCGGTCGAACCCGACGATCGACGTGTTACCCGCACGCGGTTTCTGCACCGACCGCGCTGAGTTCGACGAGTGGGCCAAGCGGCAGCGCACGCTACTGCTGGAGAACTTCTACCGCGACGCGCGCCGCCGGTTCGACCTGTTGATGGACGGTGACCAGCCCGCGGGCGGGCGGTGGAACTTCGACGCCGACAACCGCGAGCCGGCGCCGAAGGACACCGCAACGCTGGAGGTGCCCGCGCCTTGGCGTCCCGACGAGGACGACATCGACGAGCAAGTGCGCGCCGACCTGGACCGCTGGGAACGCGACGGCGCCGTCGCCTTTGTCGGCCGCGACGGGCCGCGCGAATTCGCCGTCACCGCAACCGAAGCGCAGTCCGCCTTCAAGGTGTTCCTGCGGGATCGGTTGCCGCACTTCGGCCCTCACGAGGACGCCATGCTCAGCGGCGACCGGTTCATGGCGCACAGCCTGTTGTCGGCCCCGATGAACCTCGGCCTACTGGACCCGCTGGATTGCGCGTACGCGGCCGAGGACGCCTACCGGGCCGGCGAGGCAGCGCTGAACAGCGTCGAGGGTTACATCCGCCAGCTGATCGGGTGGCGTGACTACATCTGGCACGTCTATTGGCATTTCGGACCCGAGTATCGCCATCGCAACGCGCTCCGGGCGCGCGCGGGGCCACCGGACTGGTTCGCCGACCTCGACGCCGACGCGGTCGAGGCGCGCTGCCTGAAAGACGTGCTGGCGCAGGTGCGCGACCACGGCTGGGCGCATCACATCCCGCGACTGATGGTGTTGTCCAACTACGCGTTGCAGCGCGGGTGGAATCCCGCCGCAGTCACCGACTGGTTCCACCGGTGCTTTGTCGACGGCTACGAGTGGGTGATGGTCGCCAACGTCGTGGGTATGTCGCAGCACGCCGACGGCGGGCTGATGGCGACGAAGCCATACGCCGCGGGTGGCGCCTACATCAACCGCATGAGCGACTATTGCGGGCACTGCTCGTATCGCCCCACCGAGCGAGTCGGTGAGCGCGCCTGCCCGTTCACGGGCGGCTACTGGTCGTTCCTGAACCGCAACAGGAGAACTCTGCAGGGCAACCGGCGCATGACCCAGCCGTTGGCGGGTCTGCGGCGGCTCACCGATCTCGACGACGTCGTCGAACAACAGCGCCGGCTCGGGCAGGCCCCGCCGTGA
- a CDS encoding 1,4-alpha-glucan branching protein domain-containing protein → MSTPQNRVPGLFTLVLHTHLPWLAHHGRWPVGEEWLYQSWAAAYLPLMRVLHTLAGEDRQGVITLGVTPVVNAQLDDPYCLDGMHHWLANWRLRGLEATSVRSAPRSKSAGYPSCTPEALRALGIRESAESQRALDDFATLWRHGGSPLLRSLLDAGTLELLGGPLAHPFQPLLAPRLREFALREGLADAAHRLGARKGHGPGGIWAPECAYAPGMEHDYSAAGVTHFMVDGPSLHGDTALGRPVGDTDVVAFGRDLQVSYRVWSPKSGYPGHAAYRDFHTYDHLTGLKPARVTGRNVSSEDKAPYDPERADHAVDMHVADFVDVVRNRLFAESERIGRPAHVVAAFDTELFGHWWYEGPTWLERVLRALPEAGVRVGTLSDAIADGFVGNPVALPPSSWGSGKDWQVWAGDQVADLVALNSEIVDMALSTVDKALSQTASLDGPIPRDHVADQILRETLLTVSSDWPFMVSKDSAADYARYRAHLHAHATREIADALASGRRDTAQRLAEGWNRADGLFGALDARRLPR, encoded by the coding sequence GTGAGCACGCCGCAGAACCGGGTTCCGGGCCTGTTCACCCTGGTTTTGCACACCCACCTGCCCTGGCTGGCCCACCACGGCCGCTGGCCGGTCGGCGAGGAATGGCTGTATCAATCCTGGGCGGCGGCCTACCTGCCGCTGATGCGCGTGCTGCACACGCTGGCCGGCGAGGACCGCCAGGGCGTGATCACGCTGGGCGTCACGCCGGTGGTGAATGCCCAGCTCGACGACCCCTACTGCCTGGACGGCATGCATCACTGGCTGGCCAACTGGCGGCTGCGCGGCCTGGAGGCCACCAGCGTGCGGTCCGCGCCCCGCTCGAAGTCGGCCGGCTACCCGTCATGCACGCCGGAAGCATTGCGCGCCTTGGGGATTCGTGAGTCCGCCGAGTCACAGCGGGCGCTGGACGACTTCGCCACCCTGTGGCGGCACGGTGGCAGCCCGCTGCTGCGCAGCCTGCTCGACGCCGGCACGCTGGAGCTGCTCGGCGGCCCGCTGGCCCACCCGTTCCAACCGCTGCTGGCGCCGCGGCTGCGCGAGTTCGCGCTGCGCGAGGGCCTGGCCGACGCCGCGCACCGGCTAGGGGCGCGAAAGGGGCACGGCCCGGGCGGGATCTGGGCGCCCGAGTGCGCCTACGCGCCCGGCATGGAACACGACTATTCGGCCGCCGGCGTCACCCATTTCATGGTCGACGGCCCGTCGCTGCACGGCGACACCGCGCTGGGCCGGCCGGTCGGCGACACCGATGTGGTGGCGTTCGGGCGCGATCTGCAGGTCAGCTACCGGGTGTGGTCACCGAAATCCGGCTACCCCGGGCACGCCGCGTACCGCGACTTCCACACCTACGATCACCTCACCGGACTCAAGCCGGCCCGGGTGACGGGCCGCAACGTGTCCTCGGAGGACAAGGCGCCCTACGACCCCGAGCGCGCCGATCACGCGGTCGACATGCACGTCGCCGATTTCGTCGACGTGGTCCGCAACCGCCTGTTCGCGGAGTCCGAGCGCATCGGGCGACCCGCCCACGTGGTCGCCGCCTTCGACACCGAGCTGTTCGGTCACTGGTGGTACGAGGGGCCGACATGGCTGGAGCGGGTGCTGCGCGCACTGCCCGAGGCCGGCGTGCGGGTGGGCACGCTGAGCGACGCCATCGCCGACGGCTTCGTCGGCAACCCGGTGGCCCTGCCGCCCAGCTCGTGGGGCTCGGGCAAGGACTGGCAGGTGTGGGCCGGCGACCAGGTCGCCGATCTGGTGGCGCTGAACAGCGAGATCGTCGACATGGCGCTGAGCACCGTCGACAAGGCGCTGTCCCAGACCGCATCACTGGACGGGCCCATCCCCCGCGACCACGTCGCCGATCAGATCCTGCGCGAAACGCTGCTCACCGTGTCCAGCGACTGGCCGTTCATGGTGAGCAAGGATTCGGCCGCCGACTATGCCCGCTACCGCGCCCACCTGCATGCGCACGCCACCCGCGAAATCGCCGACGCGCTGGCGTCGGGCCGGCGCGACACCGCGCAGCGGCTGGCGGAGGGATGGAACCGCGCCGACGGACTGTTCGGCGCCCTCGACGCCCGCAGGTTGCCTCGATGA
- a CDS encoding class I SAM-dependent methyltransferase: MSALVPDVPQHTPGDTASAGDAVMMLTGERTIPGLDIENYWFRRHEVVYQRLAERCVGADVLEAGCGEGYGADLIAGVARRVIAVDYDEAAVAHVRSRYPRVDVMQANLAQLPLPDASVDIVVNFQVIEHLWDQTQFVVECARVLRPSGLLLMSTPNRITFSPGRDTPINPFHTRELNAAELTQLLVDGGFTDVSVSGLFHGPRLREMDARHGGSIIDAQIARAVADAPWPPELAADVAAVTTGDFDMVEAGADTGRHIDDSLDLIAIAVAP; the protein is encoded by the coding sequence ATGAGCGCACTCGTGCCTGACGTCCCGCAGCACACCCCCGGCGACACCGCGTCGGCGGGTGACGCGGTGATGATGCTGACGGGCGAGCGCACCATCCCGGGCCTGGACATCGAGAACTACTGGTTCCGTCGCCACGAGGTTGTCTACCAGCGACTGGCCGAGCGTTGCGTCGGGGCCGACGTGCTCGAGGCCGGCTGCGGCGAGGGTTACGGTGCGGACCTGATCGCCGGTGTCGCCCGCCGCGTCATCGCGGTGGATTACGACGAGGCCGCGGTGGCCCATGTCCGCAGCCGCTACCCCCGGGTGGACGTCATGCAGGCCAACCTCGCGCAGCTGCCGCTGCCCGATGCGTCGGTGGATATTGTGGTCAACTTCCAGGTGATCGAACACCTGTGGGACCAAACACAGTTCGTCGTCGAGTGCGCCCGGGTGCTGCGCCCGTCCGGTCTTTTGCTGATGTCGACGCCCAACCGCATCACCTTCTCGCCGGGCCGCGACACCCCGATCAACCCTTTCCACACCCGGGAGCTCAACGCGGCCGAGCTGACCCAGCTGCTCGTCGACGGCGGTTTTACCGATGTTTCGGTCAGCGGCCTGTTCCACGGCCCCCGGCTTCGCGAAATGGATGCCCGGCACGGCGGCTCGATCATCGACGCGCAGATCGCGCGGGCCGTCGCCGACGCGCCGTGGCCGCCCGAGCTGGCGGCCGACGTCGCGGCGGTCACCACCGGGGACTTCGACATGGTCGAGGCCGGCGCGGACACCGGCCGGCACATCGACGACAGCCTCGACCTGATCGCGATCGCGGTAGCGCCGTGA
- a CDS encoding lysophospholipid acyltransferase family protein: MNAPAGTGHSWLPRASCDAGCVGAGDVIASRPLRRALRVTLRLMLALLLAPGLPLLAVPLPGRTRVQRIYCRLVLRCLGVRITVTGNPIRNLSGVLVVSPHMSWVDVFAIGSVLPGSFVARADMFTGPATGIVARILKIIPIERSSLRCLPGVVDAVARRLRAGQTVVAFPEGTTWCGRDRGAFYPAMFQAAIDAARPVQPLRLTYHHVDGTPSTVPAFVGDETLLSSIRRLLVVPRTLARVHVESLQLPGTDRRALAGRCQSAVGAGTDRRAGHGHVLVA; the protein is encoded by the coding sequence ATGAACGCCCCGGCGGGCACCGGGCACTCCTGGCTACCGCGCGCCTCGTGCGACGCCGGCTGTGTGGGTGCGGGCGACGTCATCGCGTCGCGACCTCTGCGCAGGGCGCTGCGGGTGACGCTTCGCCTCATGCTGGCGCTGCTGCTGGCGCCGGGGCTGCCGCTGCTGGCGGTGCCGCTGCCGGGCCGCACCCGCGTGCAGCGCATCTATTGCCGCTTGGTGTTGCGTTGCCTGGGCGTCCGAATCACCGTGACGGGCAACCCGATTCGCAACCTGAGCGGCGTGCTGGTGGTGAGCCCGCACATGTCCTGGGTCGACGTCTTCGCCATCGGTTCGGTGCTGCCCGGGTCGTTCGTCGCGCGGGCCGACATGTTCACCGGCCCGGCGACCGGGATCGTGGCCCGCATCCTGAAGATCATCCCGATCGAGCGGTCCAGCCTGCGGTGCCTGCCCGGTGTGGTGGACGCCGTCGCCCGCCGGCTGCGCGCCGGTCAGACGGTCGTCGCTTTCCCGGAGGGCACCACCTGGTGCGGCCGGGACCGCGGCGCCTTCTATCCGGCGATGTTCCAGGCCGCGATCGACGCCGCCCGTCCGGTGCAGCCGCTGCGGCTGACCTACCACCACGTGGACGGCACCCCCTCGACGGTGCCGGCCTTCGTCGGCGATGAGACCCTGCTGAGCTCGATCCGCCGGCTGCTCGTCGTGCCGCGCACGCTGGCAAGGGTGCACGTCGAGTCTCTGCAGCTCCCCGGGACCGACCGGCGCGCGCTGGCCGGCCGGTGCCAGTCCGCGGTGGGTGCCGGAACCGACCGGCGCGCTGGTCACGGGCACGTGCTGGTGGCCTGA
- a CDS encoding SRPBCC family protein, translated as MLTADRRIAAPPAAVWKLLVDLDAWPRWGPTIRRARLDPPHTELALHATGTVQTSLLVAVPFEVTEFEPGRHWAWKVAGVPATRHRVDPVDGGARVSISVPWWSAPYLTVCSVAVRRIDAMLTGA; from the coding sequence ATGCTGACCGCCGATCGTAGGATCGCGGCGCCGCCGGCGGCGGTGTGGAAATTGCTGGTCGACCTGGACGCGTGGCCGAGGTGGGGCCCGACGATTCGGAGGGCCCGGCTGGACCCCCCGCACACCGAGCTGGCCTTGCACGCCACCGGCACGGTGCAGACCTCCCTGCTGGTCGCGGTGCCGTTCGAAGTCACCGAGTTCGAGCCCGGGCGCCATTGGGCGTGGAAGGTGGCCGGCGTGCCGGCGACCCGACACCGGGTGGACCCGGTGGACGGCGGCGCGCGGGTGAGCATCTCGGTGCCATGGTGGTCCGCGCCGTACCTGACGGTGTGCTCTGTCGCGGTGCGCCGCATTGACGCGATGCTGACCGGCGCCTAG
- a CDS encoding glycosyltransferase family 4 protein: MKILMVSWEYPPVVIGGLGRHVHHLSTALAAAGHDVVVLSRRPTGTDPRSHPSSDHISEGVRVIAAAQDPHEFSFGTDMMAWTLAMGHSMIRAGLPLTKPGSNRAWRPDVVHAHDWLVAHPAIALAQFYDAPMVSTIHATEAGRHSGWVSGAISRQVHAVESWLVRESDSLITCSASMADEITELFGPGLAEITVICNGIETARWPFATRRPRTGPAELLYLGRLEYEKGVHDVIAALPRIRRSHPGTTLTIAGEGTQLGWLIEQARKHRVLKAVRFVGHLDHAELLAVLHRADAAVLPSHYEPFGIVALEAAAAGTPLVTSNIGGLGEAVINGQTGVSCPPRDVARLAAAVRTVLDDPHAAQQRAHAARERLTADFDWRTVADKTAQVYLSAKRGVRQPHARLPIVEHALPDR; this comes from the coding sequence GTGAAAATCCTGATGGTGTCGTGGGAATACCCGCCGGTGGTGATCGGCGGGCTCGGCCGGCACGTGCATCACCTGTCCACCGCGCTGGCCGCCGCCGGTCACGACGTCGTCGTGCTGTCGCGCCGTCCCACCGGAACCGATCCCCGCAGCCATCCGTCGTCCGACCACATCAGCGAGGGCGTCCGGGTGATAGCGGCCGCCCAGGATCCGCACGAATTCTCCTTCGGCACCGACATGATGGCGTGGACGCTCGCGATGGGCCACTCCATGATTCGCGCCGGGCTGCCCCTGACAAAGCCGGGCAGCAACCGCGCGTGGCGGCCCGACGTGGTGCACGCCCACGACTGGCTGGTGGCCCACCCGGCGATCGCCCTCGCCCAATTCTACGATGCACCAATGGTTTCCACGATCCACGCCACCGAAGCCGGCCGGCATTCCGGCTGGGTCAGCGGCGCGATCAGCCGCCAGGTGCACGCGGTCGAATCCTGGCTGGTGCGCGAATCCGACTCGCTGATCACATGTTCGGCGTCGATGGCCGACGAGATCACCGAACTGTTCGGTCCCGGCCTGGCCGAGATCACGGTGATCTGCAACGGCATCGAGACGGCGCGGTGGCCGTTCGCGACGCGCCGGCCGCGCACCGGACCCGCCGAATTGCTCTACCTGGGACGGCTGGAATACGAGAAGGGTGTGCACGACGTCATCGCCGCGCTGCCGCGGATCAGGCGCAGCCACCCCGGCACCACACTGACCATCGCCGGCGAGGGTACTCAACTGGGCTGGCTCATCGAGCAGGCCCGTAAACACCGGGTGCTCAAGGCAGTCCGGTTCGTCGGGCACCTCGACCACGCCGAGCTGCTGGCCGTCCTGCATCGCGCCGACGCCGCGGTGCTGCCCAGCCATTACGAACCGTTCGGGATCGTCGCACTGGAGGCGGCCGCGGCCGGCACTCCCCTGGTGACCTCGAACATCGGCGGCCTGGGCGAGGCGGTGATCAACGGCCAGACCGGAGTGTCGTGCCCGCCGCGCGACGTGGCCCGGCTGGCCGCGGCGGTGCGCACTGTGCTCGACGACCCGCATGCCGCACAGCAGCGCGCCCACGCCGCCCGCGAGCGACTCACCGCCGATTTCGATTGGCGCACGGTGGCCGACAAGACCGCGCAGGTGTACCTGTCGGCCAAGCGTGGCGTGCGGCAGCCGCACGCCCGGCTGCCCATCGTCGAACACGCCTTGCCGGACCGGTAG
- a CDS encoding electron transfer flavoprotein subunit beta/FixA family protein — MTNIVVLIKQVPDTWSERKLSDGDYTLDREAADAVLDEINERAVEEALQIREREGGEGSVTVLTAGPERANEAIRKALSMGADKAVHLKDDGMHGSDVVQTGWALARALGTIEGTDLVIAGNEATDGTGGAVPAVIAEYLGLPQLTHVRKLSIEGDKVTGERETDEGLFTLEATLPAVVSVTEKINEPRFPSFKGIMAAKKKEVTVLTLADIGVESDEVGLENAGSTVLSSTPKPPKTAGEKVTDEGEGGNDVAKYLVAQKII, encoded by the coding sequence ATGACGAACATCGTGGTCCTGATCAAGCAGGTCCCAGACACCTGGTCGGAGCGCAAGCTTTCTGACGGCGATTACACGTTGGACCGTGAGGCCGCCGACGCGGTGCTGGACGAGATCAACGAGCGCGCGGTGGAAGAGGCGCTGCAGATCCGTGAGCGCGAGGGCGGCGAAGGCTCGGTGACCGTGCTCACCGCGGGTCCCGAACGCGCCAACGAGGCGATCCGTAAGGCTCTGTCGATGGGCGCCGACAAGGCCGTCCACCTCAAGGACGACGGAATGCACGGCTCGGACGTGGTCCAGACCGGATGGGCGCTGGCGCGTGCCCTGGGCACCATCGAGGGCACCGACCTGGTCATCGCCGGCAACGAGGCCACCGACGGAACCGGCGGCGCGGTGCCGGCCGTCATCGCCGAGTACCTGGGCCTGCCGCAGCTCACCCACGTACGCAAGCTCTCCATCGAGGGCGACAAGGTCACCGGCGAGCGGGAGACCGACGAGGGTTTGTTCACCCTCGAGGCCACGCTGCCCGCGGTGGTCAGCGTTACCGAGAAGATCAACGAGCCGCGCTTCCCCTCCTTCAAGGGCATCATGGCCGCCAAGAAGAAAGAGGTCACCGTGCTGACCCTCGCCGATATCGGCGTCGAGAGTGACGAGGTCGGGCTGGAAAACGCCGGCTCGACCGTGCTGTCGTCGACGCCCAAGCCGCCGAAGACCGCGGGTGAGAAGGTCACCGACGAGGGCGAGGGCGGTAACGACGTCGCCAAGTACCTGGTTGCCCAGAAGATCATCTGA
- a CDS encoding GNAT family N-acetyltransferase, whose amino-acid sequence MSIASVLIPSDKSTGTATSSSAAPRYSLLLSTDPAMIEAAQRLRYDVFTSTPGFALPAAEQDGLDVDRFDEFCDHLLVRDDDTGEMVGCYRMLAPAGAIAAGGLYTATEFDIRAFDPLRPSLVEMGRAVVRDGHRNGGVVLLMWAGILAYLDRYGYDCVTGCVSVPIGGESDVPGTQLRGVRDFILSRHGAPPEYRVYPHRPVVVDGTAIDDIAPPARPSVPALLRGYLRLGAQVCGEPAHDPDFGVGDFCVLLDKAHADTRYLKRLRSVSAASEMAGGER is encoded by the coding sequence ATGAGCATTGCTTCAGTCCTCATACCCAGCGATAAGTCGACCGGTACGGCCACCAGCTCGTCGGCCGCACCTCGCTACTCCCTGTTGCTGTCCACCGACCCCGCCATGATCGAAGCGGCGCAGCGACTCCGGTACGACGTATTCACCAGCACGCCCGGTTTCGCACTGCCCGCTGCCGAACAGGACGGACTGGACGTCGACAGGTTCGACGAGTTCTGCGACCACCTGCTGGTGCGCGACGACGACACCGGTGAAATGGTCGGCTGCTACCGCATGCTTGCGCCGGCGGGGGCCATCGCGGCCGGCGGGCTCTACACCGCCACCGAGTTCGACATCCGCGCGTTCGATCCGCTGCGGCCCTCCCTGGTGGAGATGGGACGCGCCGTGGTGCGCGACGGCCATCGCAACGGCGGCGTCGTCCTGTTGATGTGGGCGGGCATCCTGGCCTACCTGGACCGCTACGGCTACGACTGCGTGACCGGGTGCGTATCGGTGCCCATCGGGGGCGAATCCGACGTTCCGGGCACGCAGCTGCGCGGCGTCCGCGACTTCATCCTGAGCCGGCACGGGGCCCCGCCGGAATACCGCGTCTACCCGCACCGGCCGGTGGTGGTGGACGGGACGGCGATCGACGACATCGCGCCGCCCGCGCGGCCCTCGGTTCCGGCGCTGCTGCGCGGTTACCTGCGGCTGGGCGCCCAGGTGTGCGGCGAGCCCGCGCACGACCCGGACTTCGGCGTCGGCGATTTCTGCGTCCTGCTGGACAAGGCGCACGCCGACACTCGATATCTCAAGCGACTCCGCTCGGTCTCGGCGGCGTCGGAAATGGCGGGCGGCGAGCGATGA
- a CDS encoding TIGR01777 family oxidoreductase: MGLDYSSVVDAPITDVFDWHARPGAFARLSPPWQPMRLITEAASLKDGRATLALPGGLRWVAVHQPDGYDPPRRFVDAIGGDGLATLPTRIAVRWNHTHEFEDLGGNRTRVIDRVDTPVPGPLLRPMFDYRHRQLADDLAAHRLAAENGLRRLTIAVTGSSGLVGSALTAFLRTGGHRVIQLVRHAPRGDDERRWNTADPDPRLFDGVDAVIHLAGASIAGRFTDKHRQAIRDSRIEPTRRLAELLGRAAPRLAVLISASAIGYYGYDRGDDTLTEDSDRGDGFLADVVTDWERATTPAQQAGVRAVRVRTGIVQSPAGGTLKLMRPLFSAGLGGRLGDGRQWLSWIGIDDLVDIYHRALWDATLSGPVNAVAPQPVHNSEYTAVLARVLHRPAVLPVPALGPRLLGDQGARELACASQRVAPAALAAAGHRFRAPDLDAALRHLLGRTG; the protein is encoded by the coding sequence ATGGGCCTGGACTATTCGAGCGTCGTGGACGCTCCCATCACCGATGTTTTCGATTGGCATGCCAGGCCGGGCGCGTTCGCCCGGCTCTCGCCCCCGTGGCAGCCGATGCGGCTAATCACCGAGGCCGCCTCGCTGAAGGACGGGAGGGCCACGCTGGCGCTGCCCGGGGGTCTGCGCTGGGTCGCCGTCCATCAGCCCGACGGCTACGACCCGCCGCGACGTTTCGTCGACGCCATCGGCGGCGACGGCCTGGCCACGCTGCCGACACGAATTGCCGTGCGCTGGAACCACACCCACGAATTCGAGGACCTCGGCGGCAACCGCACCAGGGTGATCGACCGGGTCGACACCCCGGTGCCCGGGCCGCTGTTGCGGCCGATGTTCGACTACCGGCACCGGCAGCTGGCCGACGATCTGGCCGCACACCGGCTGGCCGCCGAGAATGGGCTGCGGCGGCTGACGATCGCCGTCACCGGATCCTCGGGGCTGGTCGGTTCGGCATTGACCGCCTTCCTGCGCACCGGTGGCCATCGGGTTATCCAGCTGGTCCGGCACGCGCCACGCGGCGACGACGAGCGACGCTGGAACACAGCCGATCCCGACCCGCGGCTGTTCGACGGGGTCGACGCGGTAATCCATCTGGCGGGAGCATCGATCGCCGGCCGGTTCACCGATAAACACCGGCAGGCCATCCGCGACAGCAGGATTGAGCCCACCCGGCGGCTGGCCGAACTGCTGGGCCGCGCGGCCCCCCGGCTGGCAGTGCTCATCTCGGCGTCGGCGATCGGCTACTACGGATACGACCGGGGCGACGACACCCTGACCGAGGACAGCGATCGCGGCGACGGATTCCTGGCCGACGTGGTGACCGACTGGGAGCGGGCGACCACGCCCGCGCAGCAGGCCGGGGTGCGCGCGGTGCGGGTGCGCACCGGCATCGTGCAATCGCCGGCCGGCGGCACGCTGAAGCTGATGCGGCCGCTGTTCAGCGCCGGACTGGGCGGCCGGCTCGGCGACGGGCGACAATGGCTGTCCTGGATCGGGATCGACGATCTGGTGGACATCTATCACCGTGCGCTCTGGGACGCCACACTCTCCGGCCCGGTGAATGCCGTTGCACCGCAACCGGTTCACAACAGCGAGTACACCGCCGTCCTGGCGCGGGTGTTGCACCGGCCGGCCGTGCTGCCGGTGCCGGCGCTGGGCCCGCGGCTGCTGGGCGACCAGGGCGCCCGCGAACTGGCGTGCGCGAGCCAGCGGGTGGCACCCGCCGCGCTCGCCGCCGCCGGACACCGGTTCCGTGCGCCGGACCTCGACGCGGCGCTGCGCCACCTGTTGGGGCGCACCGGCTGA
- a CDS encoding electron transfer flavoprotein subunit alpha/FixB family protein yields the protein MAEVLVLVEHAEGALKKVTSELITAARALGEPAAVVVGAPGTAAPLIDGLKEAGAAKIYVAESDDVDKYLLTPVVDVLASLAESSSPAAVILSANADGKEIAGRLAARIGSGLLVDVVEVKEGNKATYSIFGGAFTVEAQANGDTPVITVRAGAVDAEPQAGAGEEVKVEVPAPAENATKITAREPAVAGDRPELTEATIVVSGGRGVGSAENFSVVEELADSLGAAVGASRAAVDSGYYPGQFQVGQTGKTVSPQLYIALGISGAIQHRAGMQTSKTIIAVNKDEEAPIFEIADYGVVGDLFKVAPQLTEAIKARKG from the coding sequence ATGGCTGAAGTACTGGTGCTCGTCGAGCACGCAGAAGGTGCGCTGAAGAAGGTCACCTCCGAACTGATCACCGCCGCCCGCGCGCTGGGTGAGCCCGCCGCCGTCGTGGTGGGCGCTCCCGGGACCGCCGCGCCCCTGATCGACGGGCTCAAGGAGGCCGGCGCCGCCAAGATCTACGTCGCCGAGTCCGACGACGTCGACAAATACCTGCTCACCCCGGTGGTCGACGTGCTGGCCTCGCTCGCCGAGTCCAGCTCACCCGCCGCGGTGATCCTGTCGGCCAACGCCGATGGCAAGGAAATCGCCGGCCGGCTCGCTGCCCGGATCGGTTCCGGCCTGCTGGTCGACGTGGTCGAGGTCAAGGAAGGCAATAAGGCGACCTACTCCATCTTCGGTGGCGCGTTCACCGTGGAGGCGCAGGCCAACGGCGACACCCCGGTGATCACCGTGCGCGCCGGAGCCGTCGACGCCGAGCCGCAGGCCGGCGCCGGCGAAGAAGTCAAGGTCGAGGTCCCGGCCCCGGCGGAGAACGCCACCAAGATCACCGCCCGCGAGCCGGCGGTCGCCGGTGACCGTCCGGAGCTGACCGAGGCCACCATCGTCGTCTCCGGTGGTCGCGGTGTCGGCAGCGCGGAGAACTTCAGCGTCGTCGAGGAGCTGGCCGACTCGCTGGGTGCGGCCGTTGGTGCGTCGCGCGCCGCCGTCGACTCCGGCTACTACCCGGGCCAGTTCCAGGTGGGCCAGACCGGTAAGACCGTCTCGCCGCAGCTCTACATCGCGCTGGGCATCTCCGGTGCCATCCAGCACCGCGCGGGCATGCAGACATCCAAGACGATCATCGCGGTCAACAAGGACGAAGAGGCACCCATCTTCGAGATCGCCGACTACGGCGTGGTGGGCGACCTGTTCAAGGTCGCTCCGCAGCTGACCGAGGCGATCAAGGCACGCAAGGGCTGA